GTCGAAATTCCTGTTGCaggtatatattcttttttaatttcaCTTTTTGGTACCAGGATCAAATTCAATTACAATTAACCACGTAACCAATACAAtttggttatatatatattgcatcTAGTCATATTTTCAAACAAAATACATTATTTCTTTTATAGAGTTTCAACTGAACAAAAATTACCAGACCTCTCATCTCATCTAAATTACTAAATTAGTGTAGTTGTTTAGGCtcaatttaattcaatttaggcctatattggtgttattttgaattttgaatctaaattgatacttttttaaaaactttaaacctattttgataccttactCCTTAAAATTGTTAAATCAATAAGACGAGAGATCCTGTCAATATAAAATGTGCAATGCTTAATTCTATTTAATATAGTTTGTATACATAATTCCATTTAAACTaagaataatattaattttagtagaataataaaaaaaacaacaagaGAATACTATAATAttatatgtttctttctttaaTTTTCACTCATTCATTCAATCAAACAAACATATGACATGAAGAGTGGACTTGTATAGTACTCTGTAGCTGACTTTTACAGTCGGCACATGCTCATTATCATCTTAAGTTACCTGACCTGTGaagttaataatatattagttgGGGTACACATATGGCTGACTTTTCTTATTGTTTTAGATTTACATTTCAGTGGATTACGCATACGTATACCCTACTACATTACGTGACCCTTCTACAACTTTTGACTTGTATTATGGCTAGGCTATAGGATAGGCTtgggttaattaattaataatttccCCCAAAATCAGACTTCTTTTCACATTATATTGACCCAACTATATATTATAGTATAATTGAGATTTGTtagctttaaaataaaaaaattaaaatttgtacAATCATATCATATCATGTCCGAGTAATTAAAGTGTAACTAGCTGTTaaaaattgaattgataatctaataaaatgaatttaacaTATATATGCAAATGCAGGTGGTTCATTTGCTTACCTTAGGGTGGAGCTAGGTGACTTCGTAGCCTTCATTGCCGCGGGTAACATTCTACTGGAATACATTATCGGCGGTGCTGCAGTGGCTCGTGCATGGACATCATATTTCGCCACACTCTTGAACCACAAACCTGATGAATTCAGAATCATAGTCCACACCCTTCCTTCCGACTACGGACACCTTGATCCAATTGCAGTAGTTGTGGTGGCCGCCATTTGCCTACTAGCTGTTATAAGCACCAAGGGCTCCTCCCGTTTCAACTACATCGCCTCTATAGTCCACATCATTGTCATCCTTTTCATCATCATAGCTGGCCTCATCAAAGCCGACACCAAAAACTACTCCTCCTTTAACCCATACGGTGCTCGCGGTATCTTCAGTGCTTCAGCTGTGCTTTTCTTCGCCTATGTTGGATTCGACGCCGTTTCAACTATGGCTGAAGAAACCAAGAATCCCGCCCGCGATATTCCTATCGGTCTAGTTGGTTCAATGGCAGTTACTACTGTGTTATACTGTTTGATGGCTATAACTTTATGTCTTATGGTTCCTTATGGACAGATTGATCCAGATGCGCCATTCTCGGTTGCGTTGCAGTCTGTGGGTTGGGATTGGGCTAAATATATTGTAGCTGCTGGAGCATTAAAAGGGATGACCACTGTTTTACTTGTTTCAGCAGTAGGTCAGGCTCGTTATTTAACTCACATTGCTCGGACTCACATGATGCCTCCGTGGTTAGCTCAAGTTAATGAAAGGACTGGAACTCCCGTGAACGCCACAGTTGTTATGCTTGCCGCCACGGCTATCTTTGCGTTCTTTACGCAGCTTAGCATCTTATCCAATCTTCTTTCCATTTCCACTCTGTTTATCTTCATGGTTGTAGGATTGGCACTTATTGTCCGCCGATACTACGTAAGTGGTGAAACCACGCAGGAGAATCGTGTGAAGCTGATTGTTTGCATTTTGATGATTTTGGGTTCGTCGATTGCTACTGCTGCTATATGGGGTGGTGGTGGAGATGGTTGGATTGGGTATGTGATTAGTCTTCCAGTATGGTTTTTGGGTACATTGGGACTTGCTGTTTTTGTTCCACAAGCAAGGGCTCCAAAATTGTGGGGTGTTCCGTTGGTTCCTTGGTTGCCGTCTGCTTCAATTCTTATAAATATATTCCTTCTGGGTTCGATAGATAGGGATTCTTTTATTAGGTTTGGCATTTGGACTCTTGTTTTGTTGGTATATTACTTATTGTTTGGCTTACATGCCGTATATGACACAGCTAAGGCATCGCAGAAGAATACTGCAGGGTTTAAGGCCATGGAAGAAGGTGCCCACTCtgccaattaattaattaattaattaatgacaCAGTACAGATAGTAATGGGGTTTCTTACTATGTTGATGCACAGTATTTCTGGAATTCAAATTTATCTATCAATCTATATTATTCTAGTTTGTCTTTGTATGCGCACATTTTTCATCAAAATAGGTTTAAGGTTTTTGGGTAATTACCAATTTAGGTTTAACGTTCAAACTAGCactaatatagacttaacgtttacaatttaatattaatttaggcttaatgtttacaatatagtatcaatttaggtctcacatacaaaataacaccaatata
The DNA window shown above is from Euphorbia lathyris chromosome 1, ddEupLath1.1, whole genome shotgun sequence and carries:
- the LOC136236066 gene encoding cationic amino acid transporter 1-like; amino-acid sequence: MGGEGNEGGMRRKIGCWCRKGDFLPEESFQSMGNYLSALGETPMRFKDRLLSRSMDSTEINEMKARSEHEMKKTLTWWDLIWFGIGAVIGSGIFVLTGLEARDEAGPAVVLSYVVSGVSAMLSVFCYTEFAVEIPVAGGSFAYLRVELGDFVAFIAAGNILLEYIIGGAAVARAWTSYFATLLNHKPDEFRIIVHTLPSDYGHLDPIAVVVVAAICLLAVISTKGSSRFNYIASIVHIIVILFIIIAGLIKADTKNYSSFNPYGARGIFSASAVLFFAYVGFDAVSTMAEETKNPARDIPIGLVGSMAVTTVLYCLMAITLCLMVPYGQIDPDAPFSVALQSVGWDWAKYIVAAGALKGMTTVLLVSAVGQARYLTHIARTHMMPPWLAQVNERTGTPVNATVVMLAATAIFAFFTQLSILSNLLSISTLFIFMVVGLALIVRRYYVSGETTQENRVKLIVCILMILGSSIATAAIWGGGGDGWIGYVISLPVWFLGTLGLAVFVPQARAPKLWGVPLVPWLPSASILINIFLLGSIDRDSFIRFGIWTLVLLVYYLLFGLHAVYDTAKASQKNTAGFKAMEEGAHSAN